ACGAGTTTGACAAGATCCTTGCATGGATAAGTCAACACCAACCTATATTTGAAAAAAAAGGATGCATGCATGGCGACCATAGCTGAGCTTGTAGCTCTTAACAGGTCTTGCAGAAGGTTTGATGGAAATAAAAAAGTAAGTCTTGAAGAAATCACCCAGCTTGTTGATCTTGCAAGGCTGTCAGCATCTGCGGCAAATCTTCAGCCGCTTAAGTATATGATTTCCGCTTCAGCCGAGATGAATGCGAAAATATTTCCCTGCCTGAAATGGGCAGGATATCTTAAAGACTGGGACGGGCCTTTTGAGAATGAGAGGCCGGCAGCTTATGTCGTTGTGCTACACGATACCAGCGTTGCAGGTGGTGCAGGATGCGATCACGGAATAGCAGCCCAGAGTTTGATGCTCGGAGCTGTGGAAAAAGGTCTTGCAGGGTGCATGATCGCGGCTGTTGACAGGAAAAATCTTGGGGCTCTTATCGGTCTTCCTGATCATATGAAGATTCTTCTTGTCATAGCTCTTGGTTATCCTGTTGAGGAAAGAAAGGTTGTCACCCTGACAGAAGAAACAGGTGTTAAATATTTCAGAGACGATAAAGGGATTCATTATGTCCCGAAGAGGTCTCTGGAAGAGGTGATTCTCAAGGCCTGGTAGTTTTTATATAGAAATAATGACAAAATAGCAAAAAACTCGATTTCCGTCATTCTGGAGAAGGCCGGAATCCAGGGAATTGTCCGAAAAATTGGATGCAGGCTCCAGTCCTGCATGACACTGAAGCTCTTTTCTGACTTTTTGCGGGACCATCAAATAATAATTTTTTCAGGATCATTTAATGCAATTTTTAGATTGGCTGATTGTTGGGACATATCTTTTAATGTGCGTACTTCTGGGGCTTTATTTTACCAAAAGAGCATTAAGGAGTGTCGATGACTTTTTTGCATCAGGAAGAAGTCTTCCATGGTGGCTCGCTGGGATATCCATGACCGCCTCGGCGTTTTCCATTGATACTCCAATTGGAATCACCGGACTTATAGCAAAAGACGGTATTCCCGGCGTGTGGTATGCATGGTCTTTCGTGCTTGGCGGCGCAGGAACTCTTGGCGCATTTATTTTTGCTCCTCTTCTGAGGCGTTCGAGAATAATTACAACGGCAGAGCTTATAGAGTTGAGATATGCCGGGCGCCAGGCCGCTTTTTTGAGGGGCTTTAAGGGTGTTTATTTTGGAATTCTTGCAAACGCGATAACTCTTGGGTGGATAATCAAGGCTGTCTGGACGCTCGCAGCTGTTCTTCTTCCAGGAGTTAATCAACATCTGCTTGCACTCGGACTCATGGGCATTGTTCTTGTTTATGCAGCTGCCGCCGGTTTATGGGGAATTGCTGCGACCGAATTTTTTCAGTTCATTGTAGGTTCTTTCGGGTCATTTATTCTTGCCTATTTTGCCTGGCAGCATATAGGCGGGGCAGGGGAACTTGTTAATGCATTCGTATTGAAATATGGTGCTGCCGACGCTTCGGCCAGATTGTCGTTCCTTCCAATGCCCGGAACCCCATTTTTTGTTACCTTTATAGTATTCATTACCATCAAATGGTGGGGTAATCCTCCTCCTGCAATAACCCAGCGTATAATCGCCTCAAAGGATGAAAAAAACGCGTCTTTTGCGACCATGCTTTTTACAATTCTTGCCTTTGGTTTTAATTACTGGCCAATGATATTTGCGGGAATGGTTTCAATAGTGGCTTTCCCTGAAGCAAGCTCACCTGAGAGCGGATATGCCATGATGATTGTAAAGCTTCTGCCCACAGGTTTTCTCGGAATAATGATAGCCTCGCTCATGGCTGCATTTATGTCTACTGTTGATGCACATATAAATTTCGGTGCTTCATACATGGTCAATGATATCTACAGAAGATTTATCAAAAAGGATGGTTCTGAAAAGCATTATGTCAGGGCCTCGCAGATAAGTACCGTAATAATGCTCCTTGTTTCCATTGCAATTGCTTATAATACTGAATCAGTAAGCGGAGCCTGGTATTATCTTGCCATGTTGACCGCAGGGTACGGGATTGTAATTGTTGTAAGATGGTTCTGGTGGAGGGTTAATGCCTGGGCAGAGATAACCGCACTCGCTGCCTCGGGAATTGCGAGCACACTTCTTTCACCTAAATTTGCCGCTCTTGCCGGATATTCCGCATTTCTTCCCGAGCTTGACTGGAATATCCGTTTTATTATTGTAGTTGTTTTATGCACAATAAGCTGGGTCATAGTCTGTTTCCTGACAGAGCCTGACCCTGATGAGCATCTCAAGAATTTTTGCTTAAAGGTCAAGCCTTATCGCACTTTCTGGGGACCAGTTTACAGAAAATATCCTGAACTCCCATATAGAAAAGGATTTTGGATGGCTTGCACGAGATGGGCAATTGGCTCTGCCATGGTTTTTTCATTCTGTTTCGGTTTGGGGCATCTCATGTTTTTAAGATTTACAGAAGGACTTGTTCTATTGTCTATGGCGGCAATTTTTGCGCTTATTATTCTGGGGACATGGAAGAGGCGTGATGCTGATCCTGAAGAAGTTCTCGTTTCAGATCAGATGCCAGCTGACTCTGTTTCGAATTAAGGATGATGGTCTCGCAAAAAGTCAAAAATGGGCTGTGTCGTCATGCCGGACTTGATCCGGCATCCAGTAATTTCAAATACTTCTGGATTCCGGCCTGCGCCGGAATGACGGTAATCGGACTTTTTGCGACCTTGTCAAGGATGAAACCCAAAAAAACCGAATGTTTTTTACTGAGCTTTTTTATAAAAAGCGACCCTAACAAGGCTTGATCCGTCCGATTATGCCTCTACAAATAAATACTGAATAATCTAAATTAAGCATTATATAAGGTGACAGATGCCGGATACAAAAAAGTTCGATGTAATATCAAATAAAATCAATCATCTGCGCGCCAAGAGAATTG
This genomic stretch from Desulforegula conservatrix Mb1Pa harbors:
- a CDS encoding nitroreductase family protein gives rise to the protein MATIAELVALNRSCRRFDGNKKVSLEEITQLVDLARLSASAANLQPLKYMISASAEMNAKIFPCLKWAGYLKDWDGPFENERPAAYVVVLHDTSVAGGAGCDHGIAAQSLMLGAVEKGLAGCMIAAVDRKNLGALIGLPDHMKILLVIALGYPVEERKVVTLTEETGVKYFRDDKGIHYVPKRSLEEVILKAW
- a CDS encoding sodium:solute symporter family protein; protein product: MQFLDWLIVGTYLLMCVLLGLYFTKRALRSVDDFFASGRSLPWWLAGISMTASAFSIDTPIGITGLIAKDGIPGVWYAWSFVLGGAGTLGAFIFAPLLRRSRIITTAELIELRYAGRQAAFLRGFKGVYFGILANAITLGWIIKAVWTLAAVLLPGVNQHLLALGLMGIVLVYAAAAGLWGIAATEFFQFIVGSFGSFILAYFAWQHIGGAGELVNAFVLKYGAADASARLSFLPMPGTPFFVTFIVFITIKWWGNPPPAITQRIIASKDEKNASFATMLFTILAFGFNYWPMIFAGMVSIVAFPEASSPESGYAMMIVKLLPTGFLGIMIASLMAAFMSTVDAHINFGASYMVNDIYRRFIKKDGSEKHYVRASQISTVIMLLVSIAIAYNTESVSGAWYYLAMLTAGYGIVIVVRWFWWRVNAWAEITALAASGIASTLLSPKFAALAGYSAFLPELDWNIRFIIVVVLCTISWVIVCFLTEPDPDEHLKNFCLKVKPYRTFWGPVYRKYPELPYRKGFWMACTRWAIGSAMVFSFCFGLGHLMFLRFTEGLVLLSMAAIFALIILGTWKRRDADPEEVLVSDQMPADSVSN